In Odocoileus virginianus isolate 20LAN1187 ecotype Illinois chromosome 12, Ovbor_1.2, whole genome shotgun sequence, the DNA window gagctgactgtggctcagatcataaactccttattgagaaaatcaggcttaaattgaagaatgtagggaaaaccactagaccattcaggtatgacctaaatcaaatcccttacaactatacagtggaagtgacaaatagattcaacggattagatctgatagagtacctgaagaactatggatggagcttcatgacattgtacaggaggcagtgatcaagaccatccccaagaaaaagaaatgcaaaaaggcaaaatggttgtctgaggaggccttacaaatagctgagaaaagaagagaagctaaaggcaaaggagaaaaggaaaggtatacccatctgaatgcagagttccagagaacagcaaggatagataagaaagctttcctcagtgatcaatgcaaagaaatagaggaaaacaatagaatgggaaagactagagctctcttgaagaaaattagagataccaagggaacatttcatgcaagatgggcacaataaaggacagaaacattatggatctaacagaagcagaagatattaagaagtggtgtcaagaatacacagaagaactatacaaaaagaggTCTTAATATCCCAGATGACctcgatagtgtgatcactcacctagagccagacatcctggagtgtgaagtcaagtgggccttaggaagcattacgacgaacaaagccagtggaggtaatggaattccagctgggcCACTTCagaccctaaaagatgatgctgtgaaagtgctgccctcaatatgccagcaaatttggtaaactcagcagtggccgcagaactggaaaaggtcagttttcattccaatcccaaagaaaggtgatgtcaaagaatgttcaaactaccacacaaatgcactcatttcacatgctagtaaagtaatgctcaaaatccttcaagctaggcttcaacagagtgtgaaccaagagcttccaggtgtacaaactggatttagaaaaggcagaggaaccagagatcaaattgccaacatctgttggagtgtagaaaaagctagagaattccaaaACAGAATCTACTTCTGcgtcattgactatgctaaagcctttgaccgagtagatcacaacaaagagtgaaaaattcttaaagagatgggaatactagaccaccttaccagcctcctgtgaaacctgtatgcaggtcaagtagcaacagttagaaccagacgtgggataatgaactggttcaaaattggaaaaggagtatgtcagggctgtgtattgtcacccttcttgtttaacttatatgcagagtacatcacatgaaatgccgaGCTCGtagaaacacaagctgaaatcaagattgccaggaaatatatcagtaacctcagatatgcagatgacaccacccttatggcagaaagtgaagaggaattaaagagcctcttgaaggtgaaagaagagagtgaaaagctggcttgaaactcaacattaaaaaaaaaatgaaaatcagaaaaagatcatacatccagttccatcacttcatggcaaatagatgggggaacaatggaaacagtgacaaactttattttcttgggctccaaaatcactgcagatggtgactgcagtcatgaaattaaaagacactggctccttggaaggaaagcagtgacaaacctagacagcatattaaaaagcagagacattactttgccttcaaaggtccacacagtcaaagctgtgggttttccagtagtcatgtacagatgtgagagctggacaataaaaaaggctgagcgctgaagaactgaactgtggtgttggagaaggctcttcagagtcccttggaatgcaaggaaatcaaaccactcaatcctaaaggaaatcaaccctgaatattcactgcaagaactgatgctgaagctgaagttccagtgctttggccacttgatgtttagaactgactcattggaaaacaccctgatgctgggaaagattgaaggcaggagaaggggataacagaggatgagatggttggatggcatcaccaactcagtggacatgagtttgagctaactccaggagatggtgaaggacagggaagcctggcgtgctgcagcctatggggtcataaagagtcagacatggctgactgactgaacaatagcaaggagaaaaagaaatatttttgttaaaaaggGAGTatggctagggacttccctggtgattcagtgacTAAGAATTGGTACTTcaaatgcaagggacatgggttcaagcaTTCAGTcagtggtcagggaactaaaatcctgtatGCTGCTAAGTAcagtcaaaaaatttaaaaaactaaaaaagaataaaaactggatggaaaaagaaactgTGTTTTTTATTCTTGGATACATTTGATTTTTTCACTTTAAGTCCACATATACTTCTATAAGAATGATCCTTGTAATAAAGagttaaagaaaaggaataaaaaatggaaacaacaaaaGAAGGGGAGTATGTCTATAGAAAGGACCTGGAGATCCTGGGAAATAATGAGTTGAATATGTAATATATCAATGTTAAAAcatctttcctggtggtgcagtggtaaagaatccacctgccaatgcaggagacagaggagacttggatttgattcctgggtggggaagatcccctggagtaggaaatggcaacctactccagtattcttgcctagagaattccatggatagaggggcatggtgggttacagtgcatgaggtcacaaagagttggacacgactcagcacacTCACCATCTGCCAGAATTGAAAAGTTAAATGACTGAAACACTAGCCCCTTGACCCTGGGACAATTAGGGTCTTCTGACTTACTGGATATAGTCCACCCCACAGAGTCCCAGAAGAAAATAGACTTAATAATTATACCACATTAAATCTGAAGAGATATCTAATCTGAATAGGGTTTTATTTTTCGCTTTAAAAAACTCATTTCTTGAATGCACATTTATAAAAGGCCATATTAGAACAATGAGTCACATAAACAGTTGTTCTTATATAGTAGGTAGCTATTGCTTGAAAATCCAAGTGCAGGTACAAATGCAGGTACAAATAGTGGTATACGTTAAACAACTTAGATGAAAGATGGAATTTCCTGAAAAAGATTCTGGTACCTGGAAAAATTAGCCCAAGACAAGGATGTTGATGTCAATAGACGCATGTGAAGAGTTCAAATTTAAATGTGGAAAAGCTGTAAGTTATTTAATGTataattaaaaccataaaaactTAATGACTAAAGTGAGTGACAAAAGTGACAGAATCCCTCCTCCTACAGTAGTATATTTCTATAGAGTATATAATCATAGTCAGAGCCACTGGAGTTATCAATTCCCGCTTCACCTTTGCTTCAGTGAGCCTGTCGTTCCCACTCAGTGCTTGAGGCGCTTGATGTATTAGGCTTCTTTCTCCCATTGCTTGTCTTATGGCTCtgattcttcctcttcctcctcttcctcctcttcctcctcttcctccacttcctcctcGGCCTCCCCTTCTGGAGGTGCCTCTTCCGGGACAGCTGCTGCTGCGGGAGCTGCTGCCGCGGCAGCCGCTGCCGCGGGAGCCACTGCTGGGACAGCTGGTTCCTCTTTTGGTTcagcagcttcttctttgtcccTTTTACGACACATGCAGACACAAAGAATTATAAGTAGTAATAATAAGATCAAAAATAATGCAATTAATGAGGTTAACGTGCCTGCGATAGAACTAGTGGCTGAGGGAGCGGTAGCATTTCCTCCACCTCCAGACTCCGTTCCACTATTAACCGAACTAGGGATGCCACTGTCCACACTACCACCAGTTCCTGGGTTTTTGCAGTCAGGAGGGGAAAAACCATCATCACAATGGCAGTTCTTTTTATTGTTGCAAACTCCTTTCTCGTTACACTTTACCTTTATATCACAGTCGTACCCAAGAACACTGACATCTGAGCAGGTGAAGTTCATGCAGACTTTCCCTGAGCCACAAAGACTGCCCTTCCTTGTATCTCCAGAATCAGGGACATCCTGAACACCATGCAGATCCATGGACCAGCAATAGTCATCTGCATAAGGGGTCTGAAGTAATGTATAATTGACTTCAGTCTCTGGTAGCGTTTGAACATTTGTACATATCATTTTCCCACAAAATATATTCTCATTTTCACACCTAGTATATGCTGAGCCACCGGCACTGGGAATACCACAGTTTCCAAATCTGTTCCCTTTTCCATTAAATGACCGAAAACAGTCTTCTGAAGCAGCTCTTGCAGGAAACCCATACATTTCAGAACACTGAGCATCAGCAGACCTGCATATACCCTGAACACAGTAGTAACCACCCTTACACAGTGAACCATCGAGCTTGTAGGTGTCTGGGGGACACACCCCAGAGGTACCAAGACAAAATTCTGGAAGGTCACATTCTCCTGAAGCAGGACGGCAACTGCGTCCAGTTTGTTCATATTGGCATGTAGCATTACAGCAGGGTCCAGGATTACACAATGCAGTCGGCTTCAGTTTACATGATGTGTCACAACATATGTCCAAGTCACATGCATTACCACAGTCACACTGCTCATCTCCATCTACAATGCCATCGCCACAGTTCGAATCCCTCCGTAAGCGGCCTTTGTGCCCAGGCCTGTTAAACAGGCAGGCCCCCTTGTGTTCCCAGAGGAACTGGTGGAAGAAGTCAGAGCTGCAGTTGCTGAAGCCACTTTCTTTAGTGATGTTTTCACGCATGAGGCAGAAGGGCCTATCTTTACAAATGCAGGCCAAATGGTCGTGCCGAATACCCAAGTTGTGTCCAAGCTCGTGGACCATGAGTGCTGCAAACAGGAGGACATCCTCGTGGTGGAAGGATTCCACGGCTGCTGCAAAATCACTTGAGCAGGCACCACTGAGAAATGCCTGCCCCATATCCTCTTTAGGATGCTGTCCCACGATCATGTGGGCAACATCATGCTTCACACGGTGGAAGAGCTTCTCTTGTCTCCAGCTGTTGAAATTCCTGAGTGCAACTTGCAGGTCCACGGGGACCTCTGTGAGGTCCCCCTCAGTCCAAATCTCCACTCCAGCCAGCACCACCTCTGTGTTTATTCCCCTTGTGAAGCTGTTGGCCAGAGCTATGATGTCCATCACTCTCTGGACTGTCTGATTGACGTCACCGCCCCACATTTGGAACCGCTGGTTGTTGACCACGACAAACATCTCCACGTACTTGGTACGTGACCACAGGTCGGATGTCACGTGCCAGCTGTGAGGCTTGGCGCTCTGTGGTTGCCGGCTGGTGGACGCCACTTGGCTGTCCTTGGACGTGACgctgcaggagacttgagctTCGTGGCCCATGGCGTACAACACGTGCTCAAACCGTTTGGAAGAGTGCACGGGCTCAACGCCATAGGACTTTTCCTCCTTAATCAGGAGGCCCCTGAGGCCTGAACAGGTGTTGACAGAAACAAAAGAACCTGGGACTCCTTCTATGTAGCCTTCATAGTGACAGTCCTGCGAGATGAGAGGCATTTCTTGCCCCAGGATGCCATTGTGATAGCTGAAGACCGGGAAGTTATCCACAAAATAGTCTCTCTTCACCGTCAGGTGAATCAGCTGCCTCTGGCCCTGCATAAATAGCATATAGGAGAGCTTTTCCACTTGgtcttcccttccttccactgTCAGACTCTTGGGAATGACTATTTCATAGGAAGAGTGATATAGTGAGCCCAGGTCACAGTACAGGCTTGGCAGAGAAATCAGTACCAAGAACAACAGGATCCCCAACCTGGCACATGAAAGTCCTGGCACCAGGGCCAGCCTCAAGCCCTTCATCTGAGGAGCCCAAGTTTGAAGCACTCGGATAGCCTCAGACATAGCCACTTGCCTTTTCGGTAGAGAAGGCGGTATAGAGGCAGAGTCTCTCCCAGATGCTGCCGCTGGCGTGGCCCTGGTGAGTCCGTTGATGATGCAGGGCTTGTGTCCAGCGGCAGCAGCTGCTCTCCCTGACACACACACTGTCTGTCACAGGTACTCACTTCAGCTCTGTGCTGGCTGCACAAAGGGTGGCTCTTGCCTGCCTCTCAGAGGTCAGCCTCTGGCTGTGTCCTTTCTGGTCTTTCGGATCTCTCTGTTATGCTTCAGATAGTGTCTTTTCTCTGTgactttcctccacaccctcaaCTCTAGTAGTTAAGGTCTTCCTGACATTAGGAAGAGCTGTAATCATGCAGTGGGACTGCAAACTCTAAAGTGAAAGACTGTACcttgagaaaggaaacaaaacctcCATGCCTTCCTCAACTGTACCGCAAGgatcacccctcccccactcctcctATCGTCCGTTGCTCAGCTGCCTCCTAATGTTCTAGACCAGGAGGCTTGGAGGTCTTCAGTGGGCACACTCCATTGCCCATTTCCTCTCTTCTAAAACTCTTGTTCTGTATCACATGGACATTGTAACTAGATGTAACATGGCATTATAGATGCAATGCACAACAGACCAATCTGTCAGATAAAGCCAGTGTGGTACCTGCCTTGTGCCCCCAGATTGATAAACCCCAGTGTGCTGGTCACCCGTGGGACAAGTGACAttccctgctttttaaaaacatcatcagAATTCAGTTTATCAAGTTCTGTTTATAACACGGTGTGTATTTATAACACTAAAAGTGTGTATGGGAGATGCCAACAGAGCAGTCTCCCCTGTGTGCAGTTATCGGAACCTTGGTTGGTAAGTATCTCCAGACCTGTTACCTGGGCTGGTCCTGGCATAGCAGCATCTTAAGACCATGCCTGTTGAAGACTAGGATTCCTGAAGTCTCCCCTGTGTTTGTATATGACTTCTGTGTGTTCGGTGGCCACTTCTGTTTGTTCCTCCTTATACACTCTCCCAGTTCTAGAAGAGTGCTTGTTGAAGAGTAGACGAACAAGAatcattgaatgaataaacagcttCCAGGTATGGTTGCTGCGGTGTCTTATTTGCTATACCTTCTGTGTTTCTACTTGGCTTCGTGCCTGCCCTGAATATCTGTAAATGTCTTCAGAAAAACCCACGAAAACCATGCTGGCACAGACATGATCTCAAAATGTACTTCTTTCTACATTTTGCTGTTCAATTCACTCTCCTAATTTCTTCTGACCTCatatttcactgagaaaaatattaatagaagcaaTCAAAAGACTACCTCCACATATAGACACTAGCTGAGTCCACTAGCTGTATCTGAAAGTTCCCCCCACTGTCGTGAATAAATTGTCCTTGCTCCAGTCTAAGACCAATCCTTTTACTTGTGTGTGGAGTGtctttcccttttaatttctcaTGGACTACACTCTTgcatttctcccttctctcttttacATCTTCAGCATGTGTTTGTCTGCTGGATTCAGTCTTATTATTTGCTGTAATTTCT includes these proteins:
- the LOC110144276 gene encoding disintegrin and metalloproteinase domain-containing protein 1a-like, producing MSEAIRVLQTWAPQMKGLRLALVPGLSCARLGILLFLVLISLPSLYCDLGSLYHSSYEIVIPKSLTVEGREDQVEKLSYMLFMQGQRQLIHLTVKRDYFVDNFPVFSYHNGILGQEMPLISQDCHYEGYIEGVPGSFVSVNTCSGLRGLLIKEEKSYGVEPVHSSKRFEHVLYAMGHEAQVSCSVTSKDSQVASTSRQPQSAKPHSWHVTSDLWSRTKYVEMFVVVNNQRFQMWGGDVNQTVQRVMDIIALANSFTRGINTEVVLAGVEIWTEGDLTEVPVDLQVALRNFNSWRQEKLFHRVKHDVAHMIVGQHPKEDMGQAFLSGACSSDFAAAVESFHHEDVLLFAALMVHELGHNLGIRHDHLACICKDRPFCLMRENITKESGFSNCSSDFFHQFLWEHKGACLFNRPGHKGRLRRDSNCGDGIVDGDEQCDCGNACDLDICCDTSCKLKPTALCNPGPCCNATCQYEQTGRSCRPASGECDLPEFCLGTSGVCPPDTYKLDGSLCKGGYYCVQGICRSADAQCSEMYGFPARAASEDCFRSFNGKGNRFGNCGIPSAGGSAYTRCENENIFCGKMICTNVQTLPETEVNYTLLQTPYADDYCWSMDLHGVQDVPDSGDTRKGSLCGSGKVCMNFTCSDVSVLGYDCDIKVKCNEKGVCNNKKNCHCDDGFSPPDCKNPGTGGSVDSGIPSSVNSGTESGGGGNATAPSATSSIAGTLTSLIALFLILLLLLIILCVCMCRKRDKEEAAEPKEEPAVPAVAPAAAAAAAAAPAAAAVPEEAPPEGEAEEEVEEEEEEEEEEEEEESEP